In the genome of Parus major isolate Abel chromosome 3, Parus_major1.1, whole genome shotgun sequence, the window GGGAACTACTTGACCTAATAGCTTTTTCCATCTTGATTCCTATGACTTTTAATCATGTTTGGTTGGAACAGTCTCAGCCTTCAGAAGCTATTTGCATGGGTAAGGCTCTGGAGCAAATATACAAGTCATCCATTAACATCCAGCGGACCAGAAAAGGCTCGCAGGACCAGAGAAGTTTCTCTGTAGATGGAAGCAGATACACTAATACATTaccagaaacaacaaaaataagaaaacataGTTCATTTTCAGACAAGAACATAACACAAATTagtatgaaaagaaaaatggagccTTACAGAACCTCTACAATGTGTAATCCCAAAGCAGTTCAAACAAGGGAATACAATTTCTTTGAGAACAGTCCTGTAAAATCTCTGGAGGCCGTGAGCAGTTAGGGTATAAGTTTCTCAAATAAAATATGTTGCTTCATTGCTCCTGACCAGACCACATTTGGGAGCACAGATTTAATTTgtattcaaaaggaaaaggactGATTCTTCAATGGCCAGTGACATCCTGTTCTGCTCCTTGGAAACATCCAGTTCTATCTAAAGTGGATGGCCCACCACAGTGCTGACAAATCACAGACCACGGCTGAACCAgcttacagaaagaaaatcactttcttttctcatgTACAGGGACATAGTATTCAGGGCTATATATCTTCTTCCCTGAACACAAGAGCTTGATGAAATAAACACATTCAAAAATTATCTGcaagaaatcagaaatatgtCAAATTTCCAAATTTGGAAATAGATTATGGGCTTCAACTCAAATTGGCacatgctttgtttttctccttgggACTCGATGGTCTGCACTACTAACAGTTGAAGAAATATTCACAAGactaaaaaaaatctcaggagAAGAGACAAATTGCTCAACCCAAGCATGCAGGTTTTTAAGAATGCAATTATCTTCTTTGCATTAAATTATTTGTCACTTAAACACCTTTACAGATAGCATTTGCTTGAAGGTGAGGCAAGCAAGTGGAGTACTTACTGCATTCGAACTATCACCACGTTGCTGATCTCTTTCTGTCTGACCAAAAGCCACACTGCTGCTTAAGTATCTGCTTCAAAAGTCTCATGACATGGAGTAAGTTTTGAACAGCCACTAATCCTCTGTCTATGTAACTTTACCATGGTGAGCTAGCATCATGCTTATCAGCTGTTGATTTCCATCCCATAAAGAGAGCCATCCCTTAAGTTTTCCCAATCACAAGAGTCAACAAAGCCAGCAgaagaaattgcatttattttaagtcATTGAATAAATTCTTCTGTTAGGTTGTTTCTTCCCCTAGGATAGAGCTCActttataaagaagaaaaaaaaaacaacaaccaactCATAAAATTGTGACTTCACTACACCACTGTGCCCAGCAATGTTCCTTCTCCTCATAAGGAAATAATTCCCAGACTGGATGgcagtaaatattttgtttggcTCTTATGTTTAAGCTTTTGGACAAGTTGAAAATCACTCTGCTTCTAGAAATCATTATATAGCATAAAGCAACAAGAGAGGAAGAGGTCTCTTCCGGCAAGCATTCTTACTCAGTTTGTTCTCTGAATAAATGGGATGGCCCTGCTTTCACTGCTTGGCATAAAGCACAAGAGTCTGGACAGAAGGCCTGCCTGCATTCCCACTTCTTTGGAAAGTCCCAGAGTTGAGAGCTTAGACCTGCAACATAAAGAGATTTGCAAAGTAGACTGTAACAAGAAGCAAGTAACACAAGAGGAAGGAGATGGAATGACCTCCTGTGATAGGAAGATCAAGttatattttacaataaattttacatttatgttGCAGCTTACGTTTTGCACTTTTTAGATACAAACTCTgaaaaacatataaaacataTTGGATGAGCACTGCTGACCAGTGATGAAACAGAATGTCCATCAGTGTGCATGACTCACAAGtgattttaatttactttgttAGTTTTcactttctggatttttttttaagagttgaaatgacagaaaacaaacaagcactTGGAGAAACTCCATGAATGACCTTTGCCCTCAAGTACAGTTCAACTCAAGTACGTTCTTCACAAAGATGCAGCATTACCATCTAAGACAAATTGCTTCTTGGTATCTGAATTCCCGGTGGACTATGTGGATCTGAGCAAGCACCTCCAGGCAACCATCCACCAAAGGCAGGTGTAAGAAGTCAAGTGATGAGGTATGTTAAGAAAGATGATGGGAAAAATGATCTCTCGGCAGCCTTCAAAAACTGTCAAAGGCAAGtgatattaaaacaaaaatgtgaagtGTTTAAACCAGACTGACTGTTTATAAGAGTTACAGCCTGGCAAGACACTACTTCAAATTGTCACCGGCTGAAACACACAAAGCACTGCAGGACCAGCCAGGAACCTCAGGATTCCTTGAACATACAGGCATGATAATGCTGATTTGAAACAAACCCCTTCCCTGAATCCCACAGGTCTGAAACCCTGGTGGATGTGGGAGTCACACCAGAGCCCATCCAAAGAGAGGAGCCATATGGTTGAAGTAAAACTACCTCAGTCTTCCGTCACTGCAGCTAGGAAATTCaagagctgtggcaggagtgTAGCTCAGGCTTCCACAACACAAAGGCATCGCTACCTCTAGATTTATCTCCATCCTCCTAAACATGAACCAAcatgtgcccaggtggccaaggaggccGATGGCTTTCTGGCTTTGTGAGCAATAGTGTGGGGAAgaggaccagggcagtgattttcTGTCACTACtgagcactggtgaggccacacctcaacTGCCAGGTCCAGTTCTGGGCCACTCACTGCAAGGACATTGGAGTGCTggagtgtccagagaagggcaacggagctggtgaagggtctggagcacaagtcttataaggaaaggctgagggagctgagggtgcttaggctggaaaagaggaggctcagggaaggCCTTATCGCTCTCTACAACTCCCGagaggaggctgtagccaggcAGGGATCGACCTCTTCTCCCTGGCAACCAGTgccaggacaagaggacacagcctcaggttgtgccagaggaggttcagGTCGGATACCTGGAGAAATTTCTCTACAGAAAGGGTATTTCGACATTGGAATGTGCTACCCGGAGAGAcggtggagtcaccatccctggaggtgttcaaggaaagaaagactggatgtggaACTCAGTGCCACAGTCTAGTTCCCATGGTGGCATTCAGTCACGGGTTCGACCCGATgacctcagaggtcttttcctcCCTAGCTGAATTTGTGGTGCTGTGATCCCAAGCTGACATGACCGCCGAAAAGCCCAAGCCCTCAAACGAACGAACAAtccacaacaacaacaaaacccaaaaaaaccagaaaaacccaaGCCAAATACCAACCACAGTAAGCTTAAAAGAAACAAACGAAAACAATGCGGAGAACCACCCCGCAGAGAAGACGGTGAGCAGGGTAGAGGACACCTCCCTCCGCCCGTGCTGCCCCTCAGACAACGGGGGGGGGACGCGCCCCGAAATGGCGACGGCAGCACCGCCCCCCGCCGGCGGAAGCGGCGTGACGGCAGCACCGCCCCCGGCAAGATGGCGGCGCCCAGCCTGCTGCGCGGGGGGCTGCGGCGGATCTTCTCCGGGCTCCTGGGGAGCCGCTGGGCCGCGCCGCCGGCCCGAGCCCTCCGCCAGGGTGAGTCTGGAGGGGGCTCCGCACGGCCCCGCGCCCCGTTTCCTCATCGCTGTCTCGGAGAGATGGTTGCGGTCACTGTAATTCGCCCTCTTTCCCCGAACCCCAAAATGCTATTTCTTTCAGGCTTATTAGTCTCATTCTGGCTTCCcgtctctttttatttttgcagtcgTGGAGGTGACTGAAGGCAACACGACCACAGTAAGTCCCTTTTCCTTGGAAACTGCCTTTGCCGCGGCTTCTCCCTCCTTCAGCCATGTGTGTGTTCGTGCCCTACCCCACAACAAGTAAAGGAAAAAGGGGGATGCTTTTCTACTTTAAAGACCTCTCAGGGTGTGAAGGCAGAGGCAAGGTAGGAGTTGTGAGTGTAGGTGAGCAGTGGAGGGTTTGGCTGCTGAAGGCCAGGATGTTGCTGGATGTTGCTGACCACCTTGTTGCTGGTGCCAGGTGCCTCCGGTCAGAGCCACTCATGAGCACCAGACCCCCTCGCTGCACCCGGGTAGAGTTGGAATCCCTGACCAGAGGCATTCAGGATCTAAAACACTGGAGGCCATTCTTCAGACGGGTTCGTTTCCTAAACTGCTGACATTTGGCATTGTCTTGGGTGTGGACAGGCACAAGGCAGGATTGCCAGTGGTTTTGTCAGTTCATGCTGCACAGGCAGTGCAATGTGGCCTTGCAGGACATGTCTGTGCCGCCTACATGCCACACACATCTCATGCCTTTGGTCTGTGTTGTGTTTGTTAACGGTAGTGTGTGCCATTTTGACTTCAAAGCTTCCATCTTATAACAcacatggtaaaaaaaaaaaatccaagtgaaACAGGTGTTTTCAAAGGAGGACCCTTAAATACTaagggaaaactgaaaagaagtTCTGAAGTAACTGATAAAGAAGAGCACCTTCTTAGCTACAGTTTAAGgtagaaaggaaaatactatAGCagtaaaattagaaatttttcCTAGTTAGCACTATCTAATATGTTATACTTTTATCAAGAGAATTGTCATTTTTTAGAACTACTgaaattacagttattttttgTGTAATATCCTAGCATGAGTCTGCAATCCATCAGTCCCCCTGGAGGAAAATGTTGTCAAAAATGGTATAAATTTACAAACCAAAGGACTGATATGTTTCTCAATATATCCATTGGTCACTCCATTTATCTAGCCAATTCTACATCAGTCTTCCCTGAATCAATCTTTTCCTGCTCATCTTTatgtttcctcatttttaatCAGTACTCAAAGAAGGGTTTGATGTGAACCAATTAATAAATcccagaaaaatacagatttcacCAGCATACTGAGAATGTAAACCCCCTACACTCCCTCTTAGttgtttaacagaaaaatagCAACTGAGTGGATTAGCAGTATAGAAGtcctcagcagctgggaaataaTTGCCAAAACTTGTACACTGAAATTTATATCAAGAAAAATTGATATTGACATAGCATTCTGaatctttatttatttccaagaTGGAATTACAGTCTGAAGCTAGACTGGCAAGAATCAAGACTAGATACACCAGCTTCCCTGAAAATTACTGATAAATAGAAAATTAGATGCTAGCCTACATCTTATATTCATATAAGTCAAgtatttgtttttgtaaaacTGGCTGATGTACTTGTGGGGGGAGGAATCTTACTTAAAAATTGACAATTCTGACTGAGGTACTGAGAGGCTTGAACTCTTAGTAACTTAcctgtttccattttttcatcagaaaggcagaaatctgGGGTACGAAATAGCTCTGTGAGTTCAGCTGGATGCCAGGTTCCCATACACACTTACAGGAAAGGTCatgcttttctcttcccaggTTTTCAGGCACAGAACCtgatgttttcttaaaattaacCTTGCATCCCACccaggttttctttttgaattctGGTGCTTGCACTCTTTGAGGCTGACAGTTGCTGTTCAgaatctgcttttaattttaatatgacCAAAGGAAACTCCAAAAtatcttggagaaaaaaaagcttagtTTTATTGTCTCTTCTGTTCACTTGGGTACAATTTGAGATAGCTCTTGCTTCCATTAGTAGGtcctcttaaaaaaacaaatgacaAGTGCACATGTAGCTAAGACTTTGTATTTCTAACACATCTACAATTAGGAAACAAATTTGTCAAGTTCTTCCTTCACACCCCTCGTACATCTCTTTGCATGTTTACTTGTGAGAAGATTTGAGTATTAGATGTCACCACTTTATAGTGATgtagaaaagataattttataatCTCATAAAAGAATTGTTCAGAGAATTAAACTGGATAAAATATAGGTATTATAAAATCTACAAGCCACACAGACATTTCCTAACTATCCtttcttacatttaaattttgctCAGAGTTTTCCCTGCTGGTGATTTATAATCCAGCAAGCCCCTGCATGTTTTCAACTATAACATGCATCTGCTATTCTGTGATAGTCTCATgttcccagaaaaaaatgttattttaaagcttttggCTAAAGGGCCTCTACACTTTCAAGGCATGGTGGTTCAAAAGAGTACTGCAATAAATGAAATACAGGTGGATATGATAACTTCATACTGACTGTCAGCTAgtctacattttaaaacaagcaCAAGAATTTGCCAAAGGGTTTTCTATGCCCTTTGAATTTGTCCTTCTCCCTATAGTATGTGGGATAAGCATACCAAAGGGCTTGTTGTATCTATATAAAAGTGAGTTGAATGATGCAGATGCTGTTCCACTTATATCTGCACAGAATTGGTCAACCTACTGTGGACCTGATGAAAAGTATTCCTTGAGTCACAGGTGCAGGTAGAGTTGTAAGCTGTGCCTAATCATCATTACGTGCTCTGAATTGTTTCCTAGATTGAAGGGAGAATTATAGAGGATGCTGAAGCACCACCTCCTCCAAACCCCTCTGGCCAGTGTCCCATCTGTCGCTGGAACCTGAAACATAAGTACGATTATGTGGTAAGTTTAATGAAGAAGTTCCCCCAATCCTTATTGCTAGACAAGTGTTGCTCTCAGATCTATGTACCCCACAACCTGCCCCTCTTGTCTTTTCTTGGGTCTAATAAAGATACTTaactccagctctgcttctcttAGGTATGGCAAGAGCCTCCTACACAGTAATTGTTTGCCTTAGCTGATGGTGTTCCTGGGAAAAAGGATGAGCTTGTATCAAACAGGAGATTTGGAATTACTCACTTGGCCATCTGATCTGAAAAGGCCATGTAGTTCTTCTGTGCCCAGCTGCCTTTCACCATTGCACTTCCCAGAGAATCAAGCTGGAATGTAGCATTTAGTCAGTGGATATAGGCCTAGTTCCAGAGAAGACTGGACTCCAAGTCTCCAAGAAGACTTGACCATGTCAATTATATGACTTCAAGCACTATGGTTT includes:
- the MRPS18A gene encoding 39S ribosomal protein S18a, mitochondrial isoform X3, producing the protein MAAPSLLRGGLRRIFSGLLGSRWAAPPARALRQVVEVTEGNTTTIEGRIIEDAEAPPPPNPSGQCPICRWNLKHKYDYVDVLLLSQFIRSDGGMLPRRVTGLCLEEHKKVAVCVQMAHRAGLLPNHRPPLPEGHIAKKPKLNRRVQEPSKQSSVCRMI